One segment of Deltaproteobacteria bacterium DNA contains the following:
- a CDS encoding VOC family protein: MIKHLDHIGVAVESLDKVKEIATSAFRVDFPRPEGEGDFKASWVRLGNVLVEFMEPIASDGVIGKFLKNRGEGVHHHCFEVDDIEAEVESYLAQGLELVRPGIVGRQGWRVAFFHPKSTFGMLIELVQTRI, translated from the coding sequence ATGATTAAGCATCTGGATCACATAGGCGTTGCTGTGGAGAGCCTTGATAAAGTCAAGGAGATCGCTACCTCGGCCTTTAGAGTTGACTTTCCCCGGCCTGAGGGGGAGGGAGATTTTAAAGCAAGCTGGGTTCGGTTAGGCAATGTTCTGGTCGAGTTCATGGAACCTATCGCCAGCGATGGGGTGATAGGAAAGTTTTTAAAAAACCGAGGTGAGGGAGTGCACCACCACTGCTTTGAGGTGGATGACATAGAGGCGGAAGTCGAGTCCTATTTGGCTCAAGGATTGGAACTTGTCAGACCGGGAATCGTGGGCCGACAGGGCTGGCGGGTCGCGTTTTTTCACCCAAAGAGCACATTCGGCATGCTCATTGAACTCGTACAAACGAGAATCTGA
- a CDS encoding CoA transferase produces MAKLPLEGIRIADCTQAWAGPHCTQQLADLGAEVIKVEPPYGATRGDRKATSGVYQNGEPGEKPWNRQCVFNVLNRNKLSVSLDLSKEDGKRLLKDLVKISDIVIDNYAAGVMDRLGIGYEELRKVKPDIIVASANGYGPSGPWVRYHSFGVVQEPMCGFMALTGYVGDETPYRSGVDHIDPVTGTHMAGALIAALLHRDKTGEGQHINVSMTESAVNFVGPEILDYTINGRLLEHKGNRHNQEAMAPHGCYRCKGEDEWITIAIGSDEEWKAFCRVIGDPPWTKEKRFCYLYDRLENQDDLDKYVELWTIERDKYEAMHALQAAGVAAGAVLDIAELFSEPHLKDRGFWQTVDHPDAGIMNIIGQRYKMSETPIPTLGPAPLFGEHTDYVFKELLGMSDEEINKAIEDGVIFSGDIVDPYAMRQK; encoded by the coding sequence ATGGCTAAATTACCGCTTGAAGGCATTCGGATTGCAGACTGCACACAAGCCTGGGCCGGTCCTCATTGCACCCAGCAGTTAGCTGACCTTGGTGCTGAGGTTATAAAGGTCGAACCACCCTATGGGGCAACACGCGGGGATAGGAAAGCCACATCAGGCGTTTATCAAAATGGAGAACCCGGTGAAAAACCCTGGAATCGCCAGTGCGTTTTCAACGTGCTCAACCGCAATAAACTCTCGGTCAGCCTGGACCTCTCCAAGGAAGATGGCAAACGACTTTTAAAGGATCTGGTCAAGATAAGCGACATAGTCATCGACAATTACGCCGCCGGAGTTATGGACAGGCTGGGTATTGGCTACGAGGAATTGAGAAAGGTGAAACCGGACATTATCGTCGCGAGCGCCAACGGGTATGGCCCCAGTGGTCCCTGGGTCCGGTATCATTCCTTTGGCGTGGTTCAGGAACCCATGTGCGGTTTCATGGCTTTGACAGGTTACGTGGGTGATGAAACTCCCTACAGGTCGGGAGTTGACCACATCGATCCTGTAACGGGGACGCACATGGCAGGAGCGTTGATCGCCGCTCTTCTCCACAGGGATAAGACAGGGGAAGGGCAGCATATTAACGTTTCCATGACGGAGTCAGCCGTAAACTTTGTTGGACCGGAGATCCTGGACTACACCATAAACGGCCGACTCCTGGAGCACAAGGGGAATAGGCACAATCAGGAGGCGATGGCCCCCCATGGATGTTATCGATGCAAGGGGGAAGATGAGTGGATCACCATTGCCATTGGCTCGGATGAAGAATGGAAAGCTTTTTGCCGGGTCATAGGAGATCCGCCCTGGACGAAGGAAAAGCGATTTTGTTATCTGTACGACCGCCTGGAGAATCAGGACGATTTGGACAAATATGTGGAGCTTTGGACCATTGAAAGAGATAAGTATGAGGCCATGCATGCCTTGCAGGCTGCCGGGGTCGCAGCCGGAGCCGTTTTGGATATCGCTGAACTATTTAGCGAACCGCACCTGAAAGACAGAGGGTTCTGGCAAACGGTGGATCATCCGGATGCCGGAATCATGAACATCATCGGACAGAGGTATAAGATGTCCGAAACTCCGATTCCCACTCTTGGACCTGCCCCTCTATTCGGCGAACACACGGATTATGTATTCAAAGAGCTTCTGGGGATGAGTGATGAGGAGATTAATAAGGCGATAGAGGACGGTGTTATTTTCTCGGGAGACATCGTCGATCCTTACGCTATGCGCCAGAAGTAG